The Flaviramulus sp. BrNp1-15 genome has a window encoding:
- a CDS encoding family 16 glycosylhydrolase — translation MNKKNKYKIKATLLICFISIATFVLSSCSTDETQKVTNFVKLTMSDEFDTDGAPNSGIWGYNIGTGDNGWGNNELQYYTDRAENVTVQNGVLIITARQEDFNESSYTSARLITKGKFEQTYGRFEARIRLPYGQGIWPAFWLLGDDSNGTQVWPQIGEIDIMEYVGNEPSRIFGTVHGPGYSGGESISKFYDLGNSRFDTGFHIFGIEWGPDYINYYVDDVLYNQITPEDVPGEWVFNRGPFYIILNIAVGGALPGSPNAETVFPQTMLVDYVRVYKNSNN, via the coding sequence ATGAATAAAAAAAATAAATATAAAATAAAGGCAACTTTATTAATCTGTTTTATCTCGATTGCAACTTTTGTTTTGTCTAGTTGTTCTACCGATGAAACTCAAAAAGTAACAAACTTTGTAAAATTAACCATGTCTGATGAGTTTGATACAGATGGTGCACCAAATTCTGGTATTTGGGGTTACAATATTGGAACAGGTGATAATGGTTGGGGTAATAATGAATTGCAATACTACACAGACCGAGCTGAAAATGTTACAGTTCAAAACGGCGTTTTAATAATTACTGCCAGACAGGAAGATTTTAATGAATCGTCATACACATCTGCAAGACTTATAACTAAAGGGAAATTTGAACAAACCTATGGAAGATTTGAGGCACGCATAAGATTACCTTATGGACAAGGTATATGGCCAGCATTTTGGTTGTTGGGTGATGACTCTAACGGTACTCAAGTTTGGCCACAAATAGGAGAAATAGACATTATGGAATACGTAGGCAACGAACCTAGTAGAATCTTTGGAACAGTGCATGGACCTGGATACTCTGGAGGAGAATCTATAAGCAAATTCTATGATTTAGGTAATAGCAGATTTGATACTGGGTTTCACATTTTCGGAATTGAATGGGGTCCAGATTACATAAATTATTATGTAGACGATGTACTATACAATCAAATAACTCCAGAGGATGTACCTGGAGAATGGGTATTTAATCGTGGCCCATTTTACATTATATTAAATATAGCTGTTGGTGGGGCGCTACCCGGTTCTCCAAACGCCGAAACAGTTTTCCCACAAACTATGCTCGTAGACTATGTTAGAGTGTATAAAAACAGTAACAACTAA
- a CDS encoding carbohydrate binding domain-containing protein, with product MKKLIITLKQISILFLALTFTGCEDDDTVLPKVVANFTYTINIDTGTVTFLNISENANTYEWDFGDGNASTEINPIKVYSNGTYTVILEANNVAGASDTFQDEITISIPEIVTIPISFDGVNTNYGATTFGGASFELVDNPDASGTNTSASKVGAITNSGAAYEGFYFDLGSPIDLTTDKTIKMNFWSNAAVDILLKLEEGTGAAVEVVASHGGTGWETIYFTFDSDSSYSRFTMFVDGPGTTAGTFYMDDVMQISTTDIPCIETNLELPIDFDCNGIAFTDKIVGNVSFNVIDNPELSGINAEESKVGVITNVGANWENAFFNLDTPVDFSVDKGIAFKMFSDQALPIKLKFEDGTEAPVEVDVNHGGTGWEELTFNFTSTASFNDMVIFVDGPGTASGTFYIDDIEQVAGDAGTPCEAEAMQSLAGADFNLTFMSDPTSSIIEDGGDFTWIDNPDFDNDINKSCKVGQITKLGNNPWDNNQIDLDAKLDFNANEGLKIKVWSARANTEVRIKLEEIGTPSNNVEQFLTTTVTNAWEELTFPFTSADSGKFDKIVIFFDLNANNTDTYYFDDLMLYGTGGGTGGTFDDGLLTNGDFENGAEAWIGNALDVQTEGDNSFNFANVTTVGNAFDVNLSQVVEIIEGKNYTLNFDASSDGNRTMLAGIGLNQDPWTNDTQSVNLTSETQSYTLELSSAAFGGANSRVIFDMGADLGVVVIDNVSLFCNDCDGGGGTGGSCPAPPAGDFITDGDFEANADCWELFDNGGSTTISTSISNGGSNSGQIITATGANPGLKQTRFGAGTIQPNTTYEVTFDIIASSALVDGAVFQAFTFSEPEDGSGLPATQHVLIAGDPSVTATWVTRTYEFTTAANVDGGLSLLFELVCGGAGTCGGTINIDNVSLKVK from the coding sequence ATGAAAAAACTAATTATAACATTAAAACAAATTTCAATTTTATTCTTAGCATTAACCTTTACAGGTTGTGAGGATGATGACACAGTGTTACCTAAAGTTGTTGCAAACTTTACATATACTATTAACATAGACACTGGAACTGTAACATTTTTAAATATTTCTGAAAATGCTAATACTTATGAATGGGATTTTGGAGATGGTAACGCATCTACCGAAATAAATCCAATAAAAGTTTATAGCAACGGTACTTATACTGTTATTTTAGAAGCTAATAATGTTGCCGGTGCTTCAGATACGTTTCAAGACGAAATAACCATCTCAATACCAGAAATAGTGACTATACCTATTTCTTTTGATGGTGTAAATACAAATTATGGAGCCACAACTTTTGGTGGTGCGTCTTTTGAATTAGTAGACAATCCAGACGCTTCAGGCACAAATACAAGTGCATCTAAAGTTGGAGCCATTACCAATAGTGGAGCTGCTTATGAAGGTTTTTATTTTGATTTAGGTTCACCAATAGATTTAACTACAGATAAAACCATTAAAATGAATTTCTGGTCTAATGCTGCAGTAGATATATTACTTAAGTTAGAAGAAGGTACAGGTGCCGCTGTAGAAGTAGTAGCTAGTCATGGTGGAACAGGTTGGGAAACTATTTATTTCACTTTCGATTCAGACTCAAGTTATTCAAGATTTACAATGTTTGTAGATGGTCCTGGTACAACAGCTGGAACATTCTATATGGATGATGTTATGCAGATTAGTACTACTGATATACCTTGTATAGAAACAAATCTTGAATTACCAATTGATTTTGATTGTAATGGAATTGCTTTTACAGATAAAATTGTAGGAAACGTATCTTTTAATGTTATAGATAATCCTGAATTATCAGGAATAAATGCTGAAGAAAGTAAAGTTGGAGTTATTACAAATGTAGGTGCTAACTGGGAGAATGCTTTCTTTAATTTAGATACACCTGTAGACTTTTCAGTTGATAAAGGCATTGCATTTAAAATGTTTTCAGATCAAGCTTTACCAATTAAATTAAAATTCGAAGATGGTACCGAAGCACCTGTTGAGGTAGATGTAAATCATGGGGGAACAGGTTGGGAAGAACTAACCTTCAACTTCACCTCTACTGCATCGTTCAATGATATGGTAATATTTGTTGATGGACCTGGTACTGCATCTGGAACATTCTATATTGATGATATAGAACAAGTTGCTGGTGATGCTGGAACGCCTTGTGAAGCAGAAGCTATGCAATCGCTTGCTGGTGCAGATTTCAACTTAACATTCATGTCAGATCCTACATCAAGTATTATTGAAGATGGTGGAGATTTCACTTGGATAGATAATCCAGATTTTGATAACGATATAAACAAATCTTGTAAAGTTGGTCAAATAACAAAACTAGGAAACAACCCTTGGGATAACAATCAAATAGATTTAGATGCTAAATTAGATTTTAATGCCAATGAAGGATTAAAAATAAAAGTATGGTCTGCAAGAGCTAATACTGAAGTTAGAATCAAATTAGAGGAAATAGGAACCCCTAGTAATAATGTTGAACAGTTTTTAACTACAACGGTAACAAATGCTTGGGAAGAGTTAACTTTTCCTTTTACGAGTGCAGATAGTGGTAAGTTTGACAAAATCGTGATTTTCTTTGATTTAAACGCAAATAATACAGATACTTATTACTTTGACGATTTAATGCTTTATGGCACAGGTGGTGGAACAGGTGGAACATTTGATGATGGTTTATTAACCAATGGAGATTTTGAAAATGGAGCTGAAGCTTGGATTGGTAATGCCCTTGATGTTCAAACAGAAGGCGATAATTCTTTTAATTTTGCTAATGTTACTACAGTTGGAAATGCTTTTGATGTTAATTTAAGTCAAGTCGTAGAAATTATTGAAGGTAAAAATTATACATTAAATTTTGATGCGTCATCAGACGGTAATCGTACAATGTTAGCTGGTATTGGTTTAAATCAGGATCCATGGACAAATGACACACAATCTGTTAATTTAACTAGCGAAACACAATCGTATACTCTTGAGCTTTCATCTGCTGCTTTTGGTGGTGCAAATAGCCGTGTTATATTCGATATGGGTGCAGACCTTGGTGTTGTTGTAATTGATAATGTATCGCTATTCTGTAATGATTGTGATGGCGGTGGAGGTACCGGTGGTTCTTGTCCTGCTCCACCAGCTGGTGATTTTATCACAGATGGTGATTTTGAAGCTAATGCAGATTGTTGGGAGTTATTTGATAATGGTGGCAGTACAACAATTTCTACTAGCATAAGTAATGGAGGAAGTAATTCTGGTCAGATAATTACAGCTACAGGAGCTAATCCAGGTCTAAAACAAACTAGATTTGGAGCAGGCACTATACAACCAAATACAACCTATGAGGTAACATTTGATATAATAGCTAGTTCAGCATTAGTAGACGGTGCAGTATTCCAAGCCTTTACATTTTCAGAACCAGAAGATGGTTCAGGTTTACCAGCTACACAACATGTACTAATAGCTGGAGACCCTAGTGTTACGGCAACATGGGTAACTCGAACTTATGAGTTTACAACGGCTGCCAATGTAGACGGTGGATTATCCTTGTTGTTTGAGCTAGTTTGTGGTGGAGCAGGAACTTGTGGGGGTACAATAAACATTGATAATGTATCTCTTAAAGTAAAGTAA